From Aquificota bacterium, one genomic window encodes:
- the rplS gene encoding 50S ribosomal protein L19, translated as MSSLLQKVESLYLPKKQYDNFKVGDTIRVHYKIVEGDKERIQPFEGVVIRIKGSGAGKTFTVRKESYGVGIERTFPFYSPNIEKIEIVKYGKVRRARLYFLRKYKGKEAVGKIREIKPWELKKKG; from the coding sequence ATGAGCAGTCTTCTTCAAAAGGTGGAAAGTTTATACCTTCCTAAAAAGCAGTATGACAATTTTAAGGTGGGCGATACCATAAGAGTGCATTACAAAATTGTGGAAGGTGATAAGGAAAGGATTCAGCCCTTTGAAGGTGTGGTTATAAGGATAAAGGGAAGCGGAGCAGGAAAGACCTTTACCGTAAGGAAAGAATCCTATGGTGTGGGTATTGAAAGGACCTTCCCCTTCTACAGCCCCAACATTGAAAAGATAGAGATAGTAAAGTATGGAAAAGTAAGAAGGGCAAGGCTTTACTTCTTGCGTAAGTATAAGGGTAAGGAGGCCGTTGGCAAGATAAGAGAGATTAAGCCTTGGGAATTGAAGAAAAAGGGATGA
- the ispD gene encoding 2-C-methyl-D-erythritol 4-phosphate cytidylyltransferase, whose amino-acid sequence MISLILLSAGEGKRFGEKKQFKNFLGKPLFMHSLEKTLGKFDEIILVLPPEDMERWHLPQGVKKVQGGKERQDSVFNALLEANGEVVVIHDCARPFASLDLFFKVSNLGEYQGKIPAIPVRDTIKRVLHGIVVETVDRSNLWLSQTPQGFDRKVLLECHFKGRNEGFFATDDAMLLEHYGYKVGIVQGEATNIKITYQEDMVLAEAIGKILGYG is encoded by the coding sequence ATGATAAGCCTTATTCTCCTTTCTGCGGGAGAAGGGAAAAGGTTTGGCGAGAAAAAACAGTTTAAGAACTTTTTAGGAAAGCCCCTTTTTATGCATTCCTTGGAAAAGACCCTTGGCAAGTTTGATGAAATCATTTTGGTACTCCCACCAGAGGATATGGAAAGATGGCACTTGCCACAGGGTGTAAAAAAGGTTCAAGGGGGTAAGGAAAGGCAGGATTCGGTCTTTAATGCCCTTCTTGAAGCAAACGGAGAGGTGGTAGTTATCCATGACTGTGCCAGACCCTTTGCCAGCTTGGACCTCTTCTTTAAGGTTTCCAATCTTGGAGAATACCAAGGGAAGATCCCAGCCATTCCTGTAAGGGATACGATCAAAAGGGTATTACATGGTATAGTGGTTGAGACAGTGGATAGGTCAAACCTTTGGCTTTCTCAAACACCACAAGGCTTTGATAGAAAAGTGCTTCTTGAGTGCCATTTTAAAGGTAGGAATGAGGGCTTTTTTGCTACCGATGATGCCATGCTTCTTGAACATTACGGCTACAAAGTGGGTATAGTCCAAGGAGAAGCCACAAACATAAAGATAACCTACCAAGAGGATATGGTGCTTGCAGAAGCTATAGGAAAGATTTTAGGATACGGCTAA
- a CDS encoding aminotransferase class IV, which yields MLNRTLLFGEGLFETIRWKPPEEKLKLHYERLEASAKYFGIPYPSYEEFLKDIEEATKGGEGLYVKYLLISKGGDHLTDRPQDYGKLIITKELKPTPERIKLCLSPHGRHSSDPVCRHKSTSYLFNLFVKRHAQHKGFWDGIIVNERGHICETSTANLVFLKGSKLYTPAKDCGLLWGTTLEFLRRKLPIEEAYIDVRSMEDYDCVMVLNSLVLCAVVEEFEGKRLKIDTFAFEEVSRILKSFL from the coding sequence ATGCTCAATCGCACCCTACTTTTTGGCGAGGGGCTTTTTGAAACTATAAGGTGGAAGCCTCCAGAGGAAAAGTTAAAGCTTCATTACGAAAGGCTGGAGGCTTCCGCGAAGTATTTTGGCATACCTTACCCAAGCTATGAAGAGTTCTTAAAAGACATAGAAGAGGCTACAAAAGGAGGGGAAGGACTTTATGTTAAATATTTGCTTATATCAAAAGGTGGAGACCACCTTACAGACAGGCCTCAGGACTATGGAAAACTCATAATAACAAAGGAACTAAAGCCCACACCAGAAAGGATAAAACTCTGCCTTTCTCCCCATGGAAGGCACTCCTCCGACCCTGTCTGCAGGCACAAAAGCACCTCTTACCTCTTTAACCTTTTTGTAAAAAGACATGCCCAGCATAAAGGCTTTTGGGATGGGATCATAGTAAACGAAAGGGGGCATATATGTGAAACATCTACGGCCAATTTGGTTTTTCTAAAGGGTTCTAAGCTTTACACGCCTGCAAAAGATTGTGGGCTTTTGTGGGGCACCACCCTTGAATTTCTCAGAAGGAAGCTTCCCATAGAGGAGGCTTATATAGATGTGCGTAGTATGGAAGATTATGACTGTGTAATGGTTTTAAACTCCCTTGTGCTTTGTGCTGTGGTAGAAGAGTTTGAAGGAAAAAGGTTAAAAATTGACACTTTTGCCTTTGAAGAGGTTAGCCGTATCCTAAAATCTTTCCTATAG
- a CDS encoding folate-binding protein — MHWIKIKNSKIRVYGKEGKLLPKGMAEEHTAFLHNLLSNDIKGMANYTMTYNLWLRQNGFPIGEFYVLKLGNSYLLDTPLDKDFVLEEFSRLKLSMRVYFEALDMDHVFVFGEGARDFILSSFGVELKEGEVKEMDGVLVVRNDIRLREEGYDIIGGNLNLNLKEGEEIKEEDFEHERILRMVPKLGKELKEGFSPLEACLLKYAISLTKGCYVGQEAIARVHYRGRPARTLALFEGEELSEDQVIKSGEKKVGIITSVSPKDHVALGYILRSSLQASLSLEDGKEIKLLKTCD, encoded by the coding sequence ATGCATTGGATAAAGATAAAAAACAGCAAGATAAGAGTGTATGGAAAGGAAGGAAAGCTTCTTCCAAAGGGCATGGCAGAAGAGCATACAGCCTTTTTGCACAACCTTCTTAGCAACGATATAAAGGGTATGGCAAACTATACTATGACCTACAACCTTTGGTTAAGGCAGAATGGCTTTCCCATAGGCGAGTTTTATGTGCTAAAGCTTGGAAACAGCTACCTTCTTGATACGCCACTGGACAAGGACTTTGTGCTTGAAGAATTCAGTAGGTTAAAGCTCTCCATGAGGGTGTATTTTGAAGCCTTGGATATGGACCATGTCTTTGTCTTTGGAGAAGGCGCAAGGGATTTTATCCTTTCCAGCTTTGGAGTGGAGCTAAAGGAGGGGGAAGTGAAAGAGATGGATGGTGTGCTTGTGGTGAGGAACGACATAAGGCTAAGGGAGGAAGGCTATGATATCATCGGAGGGAATTTAAACCTCAACTTAAAAGAAGGGGAAGAGATAAAAGAGGAAGATTTTGAGCATGAAAGAATTTTAAGGATGGTGCCAAAGCTTGGAAAGGAGTTAAAAGAGGGCTTTTCTCCTCTGGAGGCCTGTCTTTTGAAGTATGCCATAAGCCTCACAAAGGGCTGTTATGTAGGGCAAGAAGCCATAGCAAGAGTCCATTATAGAGGAAGGCCTGCAAGGACCTTGGCCCTCTTTGAAGGAGAGGAACTTTCAGAAGATCAGGTGATAAAGTCTGGTGAGAAGAAGGTAGGAATAATCACCTCTGTTAGCCCAAAGGACCATGTAGCTCTTGGATATATATTGAGGTCAAGCCTTCAGGCCTCTCTTAGCTTAGAAGATGGCAAGGAGATAAAACTCCTTAAGACATGCGACTAA
- the bioA gene encoding adenosylmethionine--8-amino-7-oxononanoate transaminase: protein MIDPELLEKWDKEYFWHPFTQMKVYREEENLIFERGEGVYLYDIKGRKFIDAISSLWCNVHGHNHPKLNQAIVEQLKKVAHTTTLGSSNVPAILLAKRLVEISPKGLTKVFYSEDGAEAVEIAIKLAYQYWKNKGEKRKAFITLSEAYHGDTLGAVSLGGIDLFHGTYKDLLFETIKLPSPYLFCKEKYGRLCDECKEELLSILEEILKSRDDIVAISLEAGIQAAAGMLPFPKGFLKGVRELTQKYKVLMIVDEVATGFGRTGSMFYCEQEDVSPDFMCLGKGITGGYLPLAVTLTTDEVFNAFLGEFGELKHFYHGHTYTGNNLACAVALANLEVFEEEKTLEKLKPKIEHLTKRLEEFWELEHVGDVRQLGFMVGIELVKDKRTGEKFPYGERTGFKVAYKCRERGVFLRPLGDVMVLMMPLVIDFDQMDHVIDTLRWAIESL from the coding sequence ATGATAGACCCCGAACTTTTAGAAAAGTGGGACAAGGAATACTTTTGGCATCCCTTCACCCAGATGAAGGTATACAGGGAGGAGGAAAACCTCATCTTTGAAAGGGGAGAAGGTGTATACCTTTATGACATAAAAGGAAGGAAATTCATAGACGCCATATCTTCCCTCTGGTGCAACGTGCATGGACACAACCATCCCAAGCTAAACCAAGCCATAGTAGAACAGTTAAAAAAAGTGGCACATACCACAACCCTTGGAAGCTCCAACGTGCCAGCCATCCTTTTGGCAAAGAGGCTTGTGGAGATATCTCCCAAGGGCCTTACAAAGGTTTTCTACTCGGAGGATGGTGCGGAGGCTGTAGAGATAGCCATAAAGCTTGCCTACCAGTATTGGAAAAATAAAGGTGAGAAAAGGAAAGCCTTTATAACCCTTTCGGAAGCCTACCATGGAGACACACTTGGTGCGGTAAGCCTTGGTGGCATAGACCTATTCCACGGAACATACAAAGACCTTCTCTTTGAAACCATAAAGCTCCCTTCTCCTTACCTCTTTTGTAAGGAAAAGTATGGAAGGCTGTGCGATGAGTGTAAAGAGGAGCTTTTAAGCATTTTGGAAGAAATTCTCAAAAGTAGGGATGATATTGTGGCTATAAGCCTTGAGGCTGGCATACAGGCTGCCGCCGGCATGCTACCCTTCCCAAAGGGCTTTTTAAAAGGCGTGAGGGAACTCACACAGAAGTATAAAGTGCTTATGATAGTGGATGAGGTGGCCACGGGCTTTGGAAGGACGGGAAGCATGTTCTACTGCGAACAAGAGGATGTAAGCCCAGACTTTATGTGCCTTGGAAAAGGCATAACAGGAGGCTATCTTCCCCTCGCCGTCACACTCACAACGGATGAAGTCTTTAACGCCTTCTTGGGAGAGTTTGGGGAGCTAAAGCACTTTTATCATGGCCATACATACACGGGCAACAACTTGGCTTGCGCTGTGGCCCTTGCCAACCTTGAGGTTTTTGAGGAAGAGAAGACCTTGGAGAAGCTAAAGCCAAAGATAGAACATCTTACAAAAAGGCTGGAGGAGTTTTGGGAGCTTGAGCATGTGGGGGATGTGCGCCAGCTTGGCTTTATGGTGGGCATAGAGCTGGTAAAAGACAAAAGGACTGGAGAGAAGTTCCCATACGGAGAGAGGACTGGCTTTAAAGTAGCCTACAAGTGCAGAGAAAGGGGAGTCTTCCTTAGGCCCCTTGGTGATGTGATGGTTTTGATGATGCCCTTGGTGATAGACTTTGACCAGATGGACCATGTGATAGACACCCTAAGGTGGGCGATAGAGAGCCTTTAG
- the rsmI gene encoding 16S rRNA (cytidine(1402)-2'-O)-methyltransferase, whose translation MGKLYVVATPIGNLKDITLRALEVLREVNFIACEDTRRTLILLNHYNIKDKKLISYYEPKESVQVPKVLKLLEKEDVALVSDAGMPSISDPGYRLIRACVEKGIPVEVIPGPSAVLTALVGSGLPTDRFAFLGFLPRKGLEKFFEEVKAYTDTTLIAFESPNRLIKSLQAMEKVYGEEVQVCVARELTKVHEEYIRGKLKDVLDDLQKRPEIKGEIVLLWRL comes from the coding sequence ATGGGCAAGCTTTATGTGGTAGCCACACCCATAGGGAACCTAAAAGATATAACCTTGAGGGCCCTTGAGGTGCTGAGGGAGGTAAACTTTATAGCCTGCGAGGATACAAGAAGAACTCTCATACTTTTAAACCACTACAACATAAAGGACAAAAAGCTAATATCTTACTATGAACCCAAGGAAAGCGTGCAGGTGCCAAAGGTTTTAAAGCTTCTTGAAAAGGAGGATGTGGCCCTTGTGAGCGATGCTGGCATGCCATCCATATCAGACCCGGGCTACAGGCTCATAAGGGCATGCGTGGAAAAGGGCATTCCAGTGGAGGTAATACCCGGCCCAAGCGCAGTGCTTACAGCCCTTGTAGGCTCTGGCCTTCCAACGGACAGGTTTGCCTTTTTGGGCTTCCTCCCAAGGAAAGGCTTAGAAAAGTTCTTTGAGGAGGTAAAGGCATATACGGATACAACCCTAATAGCCTTTGAATCTCCCAACAGGCTTATAAAGAGCCTTCAAGCCATGGAAAAGGTCTATGGTGAAGAAGTGCAGGTTTGTGTGGCAAGGGAATTAACAAAGGTGCATGAGGAATACATAAGAGGTAAGCTAAAAGATGTTTTAGATGACCTTCAAAAGAGGCCAGAGATAAAGGGGGAGATAGTTTTACTCTGGAGGCTGTAG
- a CDS encoding universal stress protein, whose product MFKRIVVGIDGSKAGWNAKDCAFELGQKLSIPVVGVHIIDSRLLEESFLEDLAGVLGFTYYLGISQKVRDFFENQANALIEEFLTEGRQRGIKVSSFQTVGIPYEELVNQTDPEDLLVIGRKGRRPIRGFLLSSTAEVVSRRSKAPVMLVPEEKRELKRFCVAYDGEEVSKRALNLAKELSKVYEAELYALYVGNKEIEAPEGIELVVEDGIPEEKIVAYCQEKGVDLLFMGAYAKGRLRELFLGSVTSFVMHHINIPLLLVK is encoded by the coding sequence ATATTTAAAAGGATAGTTGTAGGCATAGATGGCTCAAAGGCTGGGTGGAATGCAAAGGATTGCGCCTTTGAACTGGGCCAAAAGCTTTCCATACCAGTGGTGGGTGTACATATAATAGATAGCAGACTACTTGAGGAAAGCTTTCTTGAGGATCTGGCTGGTGTGCTTGGTTTTACATACTATCTTGGTATATCCCAAAAGGTTAGGGATTTCTTTGAAAACCAGGCCAATGCTTTGATAGAAGAATTTCTTACAGAGGGAAGGCAGAGGGGTATAAAAGTCTCTTCCTTTCAAACGGTAGGTATACCCTACGAGGAATTGGTAAACCAAACGGACCCAGAGGACCTTCTTGTAATAGGAAGGAAGGGAAGGAGGCCCATAAGGGGCTTCCTTTTGAGCTCTACCGCAGAAGTGGTATCCAGAAGAAGCAAGGCGCCAGTTATGCTTGTGCCAGAGGAAAAAAGGGAGTTAAAAAGGTTTTGTGTGGCTTATGATGGTGAAGAGGTGTCAAAAAGGGCATTGAATCTGGCAAAGGAGCTTTCAAAGGTATATGAGGCAGAGCTGTATGCACTGTATGTGGGAAACAAGGAGATAGAAGCTCCAGAAGGTATAGAGCTGGTGGTAGAAGATGGTATTCCAGAGGAGAAGATAGTTGCTTATTGTCAAGAAAAAGGTGTGGACCTTCTTTTTATGGGTGCTTACGCAAAGGGAAGATTAAGAGAGCTCTTTTTGGGAAGTGTTACCAGCTTTGTTATGCACCATATAAACATACCCCTTCTTTTGGTGAAGTGA
- the gyrB gene encoding DNA topoisomerase (ATP-hydrolyzing) subunit B: protein MSEKRNKTFQEDYQATDIKAVTGLQHVRLRPSMYIGDVGERGLHHLIWEILDNAVDEHMAGYASHITVIIHADGSVSVEDDGRGIPVDIHPDTGIPAVQMVFTMLGAGGKFDKKVYKYSGGLHGVGASVVNALSEWLMVEVYRDGKIYKQEYKRGEPLYELKVIGNTTKRGTKVVFKPDPEIFETTKIKFDIVERRIRELAYLNPECTFRLVDERNGKDLTFKFDKGIEDLVRFLFGGKEPLFDETIRIKGEKEGVYVDIAFSYTKDYKESVESFVNNIKTQEGGTHVTGFRSGLTKAVMRVLPNIKLQKELKETITGEDLREGLVAVISCKVPDPQFEGQTKTKLGNQNVKNIVESITYEYLSEYFDKNRDVFRLIVEKAIEAALAREAAKKAKELVRRKSPLEDSSLPGKLADCSEKDPSLCEIFIVEGESAGGSAKQGRDRRRQAILPLRGKILNVEKARLDKVFSNEEIKTIVSSLGCGIGEDIDLSKLRYHRIILMTDADVDGSHIRTLLLTFFYRYMPKLIEEGHLYIAQPPLYRVKKGKKVQYIKDDRELESLLMKTLEDEALLIDCKGVEYRGEELSKIIKNIRELEENYRALVKTKGEDIIKALLEVRFTEQDLRDSSLLSKKIENLEKSLPNMHIDTHYDKLEDAYEVVFKDPLTGRRVMIDADFLSSLSYRSLLDGTSLCFPVKIVHEKRAVEVESMEGLYSKAMELIKESFEIQRYKGLGEMNPEQLWETTMNPETRRLLRVTIEDAAEADRIFSILMGEEVEPRREFIEAYAKEVKNLDI from the coding sequence ATGAGTGAAAAAAGAAATAAGACCTTCCAGGAAGATTATCAGGCTACAGACATAAAGGCTGTAACTGGTCTTCAACACGTAAGGCTAAGGCCTTCTATGTACATAGGAGATGTGGGGGAAAGGGGACTACATCATCTTATCTGGGAAATCCTTGACAACGCCGTGGATGAGCATATGGCTGGCTATGCCAGCCACATAACTGTAATAATTCACGCAGATGGTTCTGTAAGTGTGGAGGATGATGGAAGGGGTATACCGGTAGACATACACCCAGACACGGGAATTCCAGCAGTGCAGATGGTCTTTACCATGCTTGGGGCGGGAGGTAAGTTTGACAAGAAGGTTTATAAGTATTCTGGCGGGCTTCATGGTGTTGGCGCCTCTGTGGTAAATGCCCTATCCGAATGGCTCATGGTGGAGGTCTACAGGGATGGCAAGATATACAAACAGGAATATAAAAGGGGAGAACCTCTTTATGAGCTAAAGGTTATAGGAAACACCACCAAACGTGGTACCAAAGTGGTCTTTAAACCAGACCCAGAGATCTTTGAGACTACAAAGATAAAGTTTGACATAGTAGAAAGGCGTATAAGGGAGCTTGCCTATCTTAATCCAGAATGTACCTTTAGACTTGTTGATGAAAGAAATGGAAAGGACCTTACCTTTAAGTTTGATAAAGGCATAGAGGATCTTGTTAGGTTTCTTTTTGGTGGAAAAGAACCTTTATTCGATGAAACAATAAGGATAAAGGGAGAGAAGGAAGGGGTTTATGTGGATATTGCCTTCTCTTATACCAAGGATTATAAGGAATCAGTAGAAAGCTTTGTTAATAACATAAAAACTCAAGAGGGTGGAACGCACGTAACAGGTTTTAGGTCTGGCCTTACCAAGGCTGTTATGAGAGTTCTTCCAAATATAAAGCTTCAAAAGGAGCTAAAAGAAACAATTACAGGGGAAGATTTAAGGGAAGGTTTGGTGGCTGTGATATCCTGTAAGGTCCCAGACCCACAGTTTGAGGGACAAACAAAGACAAAGCTTGGAAATCAAAATGTAAAAAATATTGTAGAATCCATAACTTACGAATATCTTTCAGAATACTTTGATAAAAACAGGGATGTTTTTAGGCTAATAGTGGAAAAGGCCATAGAGGCTGCTTTGGCAAGAGAGGCAGCAAAGAAGGCAAAAGAACTTGTTAGAAGAAAATCCCCATTAGAAGATTCCAGCCTACCTGGTAAGCTGGCAGATTGCTCCGAAAAGGACCCAAGCCTTTGTGAAATATTCATAGTGGAGGGCGAATCTGCAGGTGGTTCTGCAAAGCAAGGAAGGGATAGAAGAAGACAGGCTATACTTCCACTGAGGGGTAAGATACTTAACGTGGAAAAGGCAAGGCTTGATAAGGTATTCTCCAATGAGGAGATAAAAACCATAGTGAGTTCCTTGGGATGTGGTATAGGTGAGGATATTGACCTTTCAAAACTTAGATACCACCGCATAATCCTTATGACGGACGCAGATGTGGACGGTTCTCATATAAGAACCTTGCTCCTGACCTTCTTTTATAGATACATGCCAAAGTTGATAGAAGAGGGCCATCTTTACATAGCCCAGCCACCCCTATATAGAGTTAAAAAGGGCAAAAAGGTTCAATACATAAAGGATGATAGGGAGTTGGAATCACTGCTTATGAAAACCTTGGAGGATGAAGCGCTTCTTATAGATTGCAAGGGTGTGGAATACAGAGGTGAAGAGCTGTCAAAGATTATTAAAAATATAAGGGAGCTTGAAGAGAACTATAGGGCTTTAGTAAAAACGAAGGGTGAAGATATTATAAAGGCACTTCTTGAAGTGAGGTTTACCGAACAGGACCTAAGAGATTCTTCTCTTTTGAGCAAAAAGATAGAAAATCTTGAAAAATCGCTACCAAATATGCATATAGACACTCATTATGACAAGCTTGAGGATGCCTATGAAGTTGTATTTAAAGATCCTTTAACTGGTAGAAGGGTTATGATAGATGCAGACTTTCTATCTTCTCTATCTTATAGGTCCCTTTTGGATGGTACTTCCTTGTGTTTTCCTGTAAAGATAGTACATGAGAAAAGGGCGGTGGAAGTGGAAAGCATGGAAGGACTTTATTCCAAGGCTATGGAGCTCATAAAGGAATCCTTTGAAATACAAAGGTACAAAGGTCTTGGTGAAATGAACCCAGAACAGCTGTGGGAAACCACTATGAACCCAGAAACAAGGAGGCTTTTGAGGGTAACGATAGAGGACGCTGCGGAGGCGGATAGGATCTTTTCCATACTCATGGGAGAAGAGGTAGAGCCAAGGAGAGAGTTTATAGAGGCCTACGCCAAGGAGGTCAAAAACCTTGATATTTAA
- a CDS encoding bis-aminopropyl spermidine synthase family protein, producing MSLLVEIANRAREIGGVRVYKKNVERVLSAILKSGDFWEIVDMSDLPVPAASGIVKALVEKGIAFIDDEENIRLTQKGFDLVRELGIEPYVEYVCQACEGRGIPFYIDIEFYREFLQVTKDRPKAIRDYDQGSVTPETTVARVLFMDSRGDLRNKDILVLGAEDDLTGLAVALSRKARSVLVIDIDKRLIDFDNRIFKELGIDNAEARVWDLRNPFPEEILGHYDVFVSDPPETLPAFRAFIGRGIATLKEDGGVGYFGLTLRDSSVFRWRDFQIALTTEFGVAITDIVQDFNAYITWDYHAETKAAEVAPVKRQPKGVWYRSAWYRIEALPGFKRWNEPISDDVFYLDEEGSTT from the coding sequence TTGAGCCTTCTTGTAGAGATTGCTAACAGAGCAAGGGAAATAGGCGGTGTAAGAGTTTACAAAAAGAATGTAGAAAGAGTGCTTTCTGCCATATTAAAAAGTGGTGATTTTTGGGAAATTGTGGACATGTCGGACCTTCCTGTGCCTGCCGCTTCGGGCATAGTAAAGGCGCTGGTAGAAAAAGGCATAGCCTTTATAGATGATGAGGAAAACATAAGGCTAACCCAAAAGGGGTTTGACCTTGTAAGGGAGCTTGGCATAGAACCCTATGTGGAATATGTATGCCAAGCCTGCGAAGGTAGAGGCATACCTTTTTATATAGACATAGAGTTTTACAGAGAGTTCTTGCAGGTTACAAAGGATAGACCAAAGGCTATAAGGGACTACGATCAGGGTTCTGTTACTCCAGAAACCACAGTGGCAAGAGTCCTTTTTATGGATTCAAGGGGAGACCTTAGGAATAAGGATATTTTGGTACTTGGAGCAGAGGATGACCTTACCGGTTTGGCAGTTGCTCTTTCAAGAAAAGCAAGAAGTGTATTGGTTATAGACATAGACAAAAGGCTTATAGACTTTGACAACAGGATTTTTAAGGAACTTGGCATAGACAATGCAGAGGCAAGAGTTTGGGACCTAAGGAACCCCTTCCCAGAGGAGATATTGGGACATTATGATGTATTTGTTTCCGACCCACCAGAAACCCTTCCAGCCTTTAGAGCCTTTATAGGTAGGGGTATTGCTACACTTAAAGAAGATGGTGGAGTGGGGTATTTTGGACTTACTTTAAGAGATTCTTCCGTTTTCCGTTGGAGGGATTTCCAGATAGCTCTTACAACAGAGTTTGGTGTGGCTATAACCGATATAGTCCAAGATTTCAACGCATACATAACTTGGGACTATCATGCAGAAACAAAGGCAGCAGAAGTAGCACCGGTAAAAAGGCAACCCAAAGGCGTGTGGTATAGGTCCGCATGGTACAGGATAGAAGCACTCCCTGGTTTTAAGAGGTGGAATGAACCTATATCTGATGATGTGTTCTATCTTGATGAAGAAGGATCTACTACTTGA
- a CDS encoding heme-copper oxidase subunit III: MAHEGTHAAHHETSVWALPVGLSTFFLALAAIAYFTWKLPFLAVLSGGVGLALFVLGIAGWANEYFSKGHDEGLGFQGIVWFVFAEVVIFGTIFAGFWMARVTHADVWVREWIPEGGMNLGLVALLTLILWTSSFTIWKAEHSIEEGDLGGYRMWLLATMILGTLFLVLHAWEWMHLWHKGFTISSNMYGTGFYMLTGVHASHVLVGLGMQLILLINSGKALGKKTPARAASYYWHFVDLAWLLVAGTAYIVGSYGKF, from the coding sequence ATGGCGCACGAGGGAACCCATGCGGCGCACCATGAGACCAGCGTATGGGCTCTGCCCGTAGGTCTATCAACCTTTTTCCTTGCTCTTGCAGCCATAGCATACTTTACCTGGAAGCTCCCCTTCTTAGCAGTTTTAAGCGGTGGAGTAGGGCTTGCACTCTTCGTTCTCGGCATTGCGGGATGGGCTAACGAGTACTTCTCCAAGGGTCATGATGAAGGGCTGGGCTTCCAGGGTATAGTCTGGTTTGTCTTTGCAGAAGTGGTCATATTCGGCACCATCTTTGCAGGCTTCTGGATGGCAAGGGTAACCCATGCGGATGTATGGGTAAGGGAGTGGATACCAGAGGGTGGAATGAATTTGGGTCTTGTAGCACTGCTAACCCTCATCCTTTGGACCTCAAGCTTTACCATATGGAAGGCAGAGCATAGCATTGAAGAAGGAGATTTGGGCGGTTATAGGATGTGGCTTTTGGCAACTATGATATTGGGAACTTTATTCCTTGTGCTACATGCCTGGGAGTGGATGCACCTTTGGCACAAGGGCTTTACCATTAGCTCTAACATGTATGGAACGGGATTTTACATGCTTACAGGCGTGCACGCCTCCCACGTGCTTGTTGGTTTGGGTATGCAACTTATCCTTTTAATCAACAGTGGAAAGGCTTTGGGTAAAAAGACACCCGCCAGGGCAGCAAGCTATTACTGGCACTTTGTAGACCTTGCATGGCTTTTGGTGGCAGGTACTGCCTACATAGTGGGTTCCTACGGTAAGTTTTAA
- a CDS encoding SCO family protein, with protein MKGLVLLLLFWVFAFGTPQPKNTHSMFDARIMQIEKEKYLGNKVADVVFTSEDGKSYNLYEFIKGKPTALILAYYTCDSACPLIVKSALEATKNIGKDANLLILSFDKEDTLEDIKRFKSQLGISNPKWTFGIMQEDQIRKLTQSLGYRFFYSRQDRVFMHPNVVIFIAPDGKIVRYLYGISPKEKDFRIALAEAESFRITKNTIVDVAYMVCYRYDPNTGKYGLNPTVIFGFGGLMLASLTLLHAIVRRKKEVGR; from the coding sequence ATGAAGGGTTTGGTCCTTCTCCTCCTGTTTTGGGTCTTTGCCTTTGGCACACCACAGCCCAAAAACACTCACAGCATGTTTGATGCAAGAATAATGCAAATAGAGAAGGAAAAATACCTTGGCAACAAGGTGGCTGATGTAGTCTTTACTTCTGAGGACGGAAAATCCTATAATCTATACGAGTTTATAAAGGGGAAACCCACAGCTCTTATACTTGCTTACTACACATGTGATTCGGCATGCCCGCTCATAGTCAAATCCGCCTTGGAAGCCACAAAGAACATAGGAAAGGATGCGAACCTCCTTATCCTTTCCTTTGACAAAGAGGACACTCTTGAAGACATAAAAAGGTTTAAATCACAGCTTGGCATCTCCAACCCTAAATGGACTTTTGGTATTATGCAAGAGGACCAGATAAGGAAGCTCACTCAATCCCTTGGTTATAGGTTCTTCTACTCCCGCCAAGACAGGGTTTTTATGCATCCCAATGTGGTCATATTCATAGCCCCAGACGGGAAGATTGTTCGCTATCTCTATGGCATATCTCCAAAGGAAAAGGATTTTCGCATAGCCCTCGCCGAAGCAGAAAGCTTTAGGATAACCAAAAACACCATTGTGGATGTGGCTTATATGGTGTGCTATAGGTATGACCCAAATACAGGAAAGTATGGTCTAAACCCCACAGTTATCTTTGGTTTTGGAGGTTTAATGCTTGCAAGCCTTACTTTGCTTCATGCCATAGTTAGAAGAAAGAAGGAGGTAGGAAGATGA